The Rhinolophus sinicus isolate RSC01 linkage group LG13, ASM3656204v1, whole genome shotgun sequence sequence CCTGAAAGTCACAGGGCACCATGCAGAGCTGTCACTAGGAAAGCCCGGCGCCGGGGGTGCTCTGTCTTCCCACGGGCCCCACAGTGTCCACTGTCCTGTGACCCTGGTCACTTCTTCCTCTTGCATGAAATCTGGACTCCCGCCCCTGAAGCGGGCCGCTCCCCTGCGAGCAGCTGTCACAGCTACTTCTCGACAAAACCAGTCTGTCACAAGGGAAGGCTCACACAGCTGCATgattatttcctttatgtttctgCACATTTTTGCCCCCTACCCGACAGCCTCATGCGTTTCTGTCCTCACTGGGATTTTCTGAACTATGGCGTCAGCCCTCATGTCCCTTGGTCATTTGCGAATACACTGAGTATTACTTCATACACTGGCACCCACGCCTGAGGGGTGGTGACAGACGCCCCGGCCCAGGCCTGACACACAGCTCCTTCTCTTACAGGGCAACATGCCACCAGACTACCACATCAGCCTCATAGACATTGGGCTGGTGCTGGAGTACCTCATGGGCGGGGCCTACCGCTGCCACTACACCCGCAAGAGCTTCCGCACCCTCTACAACAACCTGTTTGGACCTAAGAGGGTAGAGCTCCGTCCCTATGCTGTTCTGTGCCTCCTGGAGTCGCATGTGGTTCCCGCTGTCCTCTCCAGTAGCTCAGCCTGTTCAAAGCCGAGCTCATCCCCCAGCCCCAAGCGCACCTGGAACGACTCAGGTGTGGGGCTCGCTGCCCCTACAGACGCACAGGCTCTGTCCCAGGCCCCTCTGTTGTCCTTAGCAAGTCGGGACACACGGCCCGTCTCTCGTGCCTGCCCTCCagcctttccccttcctcctgggCTCCCTCATCTCTGCCCTCTGCACTCCACCCTCCTGCTTTGGCCACCCTGACCTTCCAAAGCCAGGGACAGGAAGGTAACTCCCTGCTCAGAGAAGCCATCACTGCCTCGCTCATTACTATGGCATCCAGGGCCCTCTGGCAGCCTGAGGGTCAGCCCCACCTGTCACAGGAGACCACGTGCCTCTGTCGACACCACACTGTGCGCGGGTGCTGGCCAGGACTTTCTGGATCTAAACCCCTCACTTAGCACAAGCCCGACTCAAATGTCAGCTCTCCCAGGAAGCCCCCCTCATCCCCCCCTTAGACCCCGGGCTCTGTGTCTGCATTTCCGCGAGTGAACGTCTCTGTTTCTGCTTGGAATAAGGGTCAAGTGTCTGCACGTTTTTCTCAACTGACTGGGGCTGACAGAAGCAGAGTTCCCATGTTAAAGCATCTACTTTCTTTGGATATTGTCCTTAACTATTAATGTGTTATTGTGCTTCCTGTGTACTACTAATGTAACACTGACATTACTCAGCTGGTTCAATTGATTGTTTTCTCCCCTTCCATTATGCAGCCTAAAGCTCTTAAACTTCTGGGAGTAGAAGTAAGTAAATTCTGATTTCCATAGTTTTGTGGTATCTCGGTCAAATACATGTAGCCCTCcgcattttgtgtgtgtttagcaTAAATTGAATGAGTTTGTTCTCCATGAATAAGTCCACTACACTACACACCAAAATTTGCTTAGATGATTCAGTCAAATTACATTAAAGGaccacagacatttaaaaaaacgtTCGATGCTAGCCAATTCATTTTACAGAATTAGCAAAACCATGGTTTCAAAAGCAGACAAAGATTAAAGCCCAAAACCTAGAGAATACCACTTGTATACATAAAAATTGTTAAGTAACGCCAAAAGAaattcaatggaatatttttaaagtcataaacAAGTAATTAAAGTCTTCTAAGAATGTGGATATAATTTAATGTTAGTGAGTCTCTAATATGTTGCCTCGTAGCAgtaagtcaaagaagaaaaacagtatgACATGGTCATTTTTCAATAGAcgctaaagaaaaatgaaaacgtaAAATAGAGCTGCCACACCATCCAGCTCCTACTCTtggcactaatttgaaaagatacacgtacccctctgttcactgcagcatcactagtaatagccaagatatggaagcaacctacatGTCCACCTATAGACGACCTGATAAAAAAAGATGTGCTGTGTATATAtcgtatatgcatatacatacgaaaggtcggacaattaagctCGCAAACTTTCCACCGTGCACTTAACACAGTagaaagttcgcaaacttaattatccaacctttcatcatatatatatatatatatatatatatatatatatatatatatgcacacacatacatatatatatttcatcatatatatgtgatgaaatatatatatatatatatatatatatatatatatatatatatatatatataatacacaattAAGACAGACCTTTGGTGTGGTGGTACCATGATTGCTGGAGCTGTGGTCCTATAAGGGTTATGATCTGCAGCTTTCCATAGTTTTCTAGTCTCTCAAATTCTTTATGTCATGTAGGGTTTGTCTGTTGGGTGGAGGGTTGGTAGAACTCACCTTTAAAAAAGCTTAGTGCCAGTGCTATTTGGCGGAGCTATCTTTCACTACTTTTATAATAACTTTTATGAGTCAATTCAGGCATTCTGTTTTTTAGAATCAACTTTGGTCATTTACACTTTGccagaaaacaatttatttcatcTAGGCCTTCAGGGTCCTTGGTGTAAATTTTTacatagttttctaatttttttcaatttcctcaaTATCTTTCTTTAGTTGTGTGCCATTTCTtgttccaatttttaaaaagtttatgtgatctctctttttcttaaccATACTTGCCTACATATTTGattggtatttttctcttttcaagcaactgtcttctgttttctattttattaacacttgctttaatttttattcattccttccaTATACTTTGTACAGAGTTACTGTATTGTTTTTATTGATCCAATTTGAAAGTGAGGTTCACTCATTTTCCATCTTCCCTGTATTCCAGTAAGTGCATTAAAGGTATAATTGTTTTTTCTCTGAGCATTGTTTTCACGGTATCCCACAGGTTGGGGTGAGTAGAACCTTCATTGCcgttcatttccaaatatttatcacTTCTCCTTTAATCCAAGAGTTATTTacaagcatatttaaaattttccaggtACAGACTTTTATTGTTGTCGACATTCTACTGTGTTGATTCCTAGGTAATTTTATTCTTGAATGTGGATTAACGTGATTTCTGGAATTCACTGAGACAGAAAATCTCAAAGGAACTGGGGTTTCGTGCCTGGCTGATTTTTGTTAATGATTCACTTGTGTTGGAAACAAATGTGCATTCTCAGTTTGCTGGGTACGATTCTTACACTTATCAGTCAGATCAAACTTGGTAATTATGTTATTCAATTTGTTTCTCTACTcactaatttttttcaagtttatttctaAGTGAGGTGTGTGTGGAGAGTCCTTACTATGACTGTGGATGTGTCAGTCTCTCTTCATACTTCCAGTTTGTATCTCCTGTTGGTTTTTGGggttgtttctcttgttcttgttGATTTGTGACAGTtctttgcattttagaaaaattaaccaTTTCTATATTCTCTCTCTAGCTATCAAagttattattttgtattgttttcttttttaaaaaaatttattggggtgacaattgttagtaaaattacatagatttcaggtgtaccattctgtattacatcatctataaatcccattgtgtgttatcaaagttatttttaagagaatttgcatacaattaatattttaataatattctataCCATTCAAAGGTAGGCTTAAAAGGGCTTCTGTTTCACAACATTTCCTTAGCTCTTAGTgggtttttatttgatttgatatgttcttgaaaataaagctatgtttacttttaaatttggATGTTAATTTTTAACCTATGTAGAACAACATTCCCTAAATTACCTTAAGTGTAGTTTTACTGTgacaaattagaaaattagaacaaaaagatTTAAATGCGAGGCAAGATATCATAGTTTTAATACGAATGTTATAACAACTCGTTAGGAGATTATAAAATTGGGTCAGTCTTAAACAACATGTGATAGGAATTGGAGAGCCCCATCCTCCATGGTCCAGCCACACCAGCTGTGTCAATGTGGGCAACTTACCCAGTCTTTCAGTCACAATGTCCTCATctgaggaaatggaagaaatacaCAACCTCTCATAATAAGACTAAAAGTAGATAATTGATGGGGGAgccaaagaacaaatattgtttttaatattccatCGCGTACTGAAGCCTTAGCCTGGAATAGTCAAGCCCCACGTATTTCCATGCCACCCCCAATTCTCCCAGTCGTACCCGCCTTTCTTTCAGATCTTGCTTCAATTTCAGACCATCCCTTGTAATCCCTTTAGGAAATGGGAAATGTTGACCTTCCATTTGTAGCACAGGCATGAAAGGACAAAGCTCATTCAGAATTAAACGTCTGCTTCCTTAAAAAACATTGGCAGGGAAAACCAAGACATTTTTCTCTATCCCGTTTTACGTTTTTCCTGTGCATCTCTGGTTTAGCCATGTCTGGCCAACGAGAATTGATATTAGAAGACTTCCCTGAGGAAATAGCCTGTGGGCTTTCTCTCTCCCCTGGTGCCATTTGTATTTACATgtgtttttgttgtggttttagTTTTGCAGTATCTCCTCGGTTTTTAAAGGCTTCTGGGAAGAAAAACCCCCAGGGGTACAAGCTCTTCAAATAGTAGTTCGCATTTCAGTTCATTCAGCGTTAGAGGGTTTACTTATAATGTGCATGTTTTCCAAAGAATTAGTGTACTGAGTGGAAACCACAGACGTACGTACGAGGTCTCTTTATTCCCTCTGACAgaaaggttttccttttttctggtcATCCTGAAACCCTTCACTGCACATTGATGGCAGGACCGTGGAACAGGTGCTTTTCTCCCCTCAGGACGACGAGCCTCCggccaaagggaagaaaaagaagaagaagaagaaggaggaagaggtcGCCATCGACGTGGACGACCCTGCTGTGAGCCGCTTCCAGTACCCCTTCCACGAGCTGCTGGTGTGGGCCGTGCTGATGAAGCGCCAGAAAATGGCGGTCTTCCTGTGGCAGCGCGGCGAGGAGAGCATGGCCAAGGCCCTGGTGGCCTGCAAGCTCTACAAGGCCATGGCGCACGAGTCCTCCGAGAGCGAGCTGGTGGACGACATCTCCGAGGACCTGGACAACAACTCAAAGTCTGTGTCTAGAGGGAACTGGAGGACCGGGAGACGCTTGCCCTGAGCGCGTGTCCCTTTGGGGGGAGGGATGgcaaatgtatttctcactgcAGCACAAGTCCATGTAAAGCTTGTTCCTGAATCGCTCTGTCCATCATGTCGGGGAtgttctcttctgtctctctgaGGTGTTTCTGGACGCCGCTGTCTCTGCTTACTGCCTCCTTGTGCAAACTACGGAAACGCAATCTTCATGCAAAGACAGTGAAACATGTCCATAAGGAAACCCTCAGGGGTACAATGCCTGCAACCCCAGGCCCCGGGTCACAGGCGTCTCAGTTTTCTCCCCcttaggtgggacaggatggctagagGGGGCTGGAGCTGAGTATTTCATTTCCCCCAGGCCCGGGAGGCTCTGATAAAATCCCAGTAGGTTAGGCTCTGGTGAAAACAGTTTCCTTTGGAGGCAGACCTTGTTAAGAGGATTGGGGCGTATTTCAAAATGGcgccttctcctctcccctgaGAACTTGGTGGCTGACCCCCTAAGACTGGCCCCCTGCAGTTTTTAACTCTCAGCCTGTCctcactgagcctccagcaattcactTATAGGTCAGGTTTCTTGCCCCAGGGCTGGTTCCCAAGGTTTGTGCTGGTGGGTTTCCATTTTTATGCTGTGGTTCCAATGAAACACACCAGTATGACCAGCACCCAGACCGTGAAACAGGGCCTTACCTGTAACTGTCAGCCCTCCTGTGTCCCCTTTCAGTGTCTACCTGTCCCCTCCACAGAGCGGAGCTACTCTTCTGACTTCCAGTCCCCAGGGGCTTTGCTTCCCTTTCTGTCTGCATACCTGTTCTGTGAACACAGGAGGGAAGGGACGTTGCCTTCTCATCTCTGTGTCCCTGGGGCCTGAGGGGTGAATTGGGTCAATCTAAAGCTCCTTTTGTAGCAAGAGCAGTCAGCCCTCCACAGAACTGAGCATGGAGCCCCCGCCTTTCTCCCCTGGGGACAAACCCCATGAACTTCCTGCTTGCAGAGAACTGGGAATTCTGGATTTCCTGTGGACACGTGTCTCTAACAAAGAGCCTGTGGCCACTGTGGCTTCAGCCCCAATCCATTTCTTTCCCTCCAGAGACTTTGGGCAGCTGGCTGTGGAGTTGTTAGACCAATCCTATAAGCACGACGAGCAGATCGCCATGAAACTGCTCACCTATGAGCTGAAAAACTGGAGCAACTCGACCTGCCTCAAACTGGCCGTGGCCGCCAAACACCGGGACTTTATCGCCCACACGTGCAGCCAGATGCTGCTGACCGACATGTGGATGGGAAGGCTGCGGATGAGGAAGAACCCTGGCCTGAAGGTACGTGGGATGGACGCGCTGTCAGGCTGGCAAGGACGTCCCAGGCACAGGTGACACCCGTGAGCTCTCACTCTGCCTGGCTGGGCTCAGCATGGCCTGTGAGGTATTTCATTTACTCCTCTAAACAACCCCGTGGGGGAGATGCCTGACAGCCCTTGTCTTGCAGATAGGGAACCTGAAAATatgagattaagtaacttgcctgggGTCTGAATTAAGAAGGGGTGGGTCCCGTACCTGAATCCCGGTGGCTGAACCCAGAGCTTGACCTAACCAGCGTGCCTGGCTTGCAGAGCTCGGCAGCTGCCCTGATAAAAATGCCAGGATTTCCATCTGTGAGCCAGATTAGTCTTTTGCCATCCAGACCAAGCCCAATTCACTCCTTCTTTGGCGAGTCACATTTGTCTTGCAACTCTTGGTCTATATATTCACATTACGTCTAAGtgatttctatataaaatatttttggccTACTTCACGGGAAGTATTTgtatatgttaattatttttatttactatattaccatattttaacttaaatataataatatagtaaataaaattaattttattatattttaatttaattttgttatattttaatttatattatattttatttactctacTATACTTTAATTTACTGtattattatattgaattttaattgCCTGTTTTGAAACTTAAGGTAAGATCTCTGCTTTTTAAGTCAGGATTCCACACAATACTGCCTGCTGTTCATCTAAAAAAAATGGGTGAATGTTCTTAGATATTTCACTGCCTGCAATTCTGCCAATGCACCAAACCAAATAAGCCACAGAACACCGAGCGGAGATAAACTTGTTCCAAGACTGCTAGGTTACTGAGTCTCGTTGAAGGTTATAATTTTCAAACGTTACCTATACTGGAAAAAGTCTGAGAACTGACACAGCTTAAAAACCCATTTTTCCCTCACCATCCATAGGTTATAATGGGGATTCTTCTTCCCCCCACCATCTTGCTTTTGGAATTTCGCACATATGATGACTTGTCATATCAAACATCCAAGGAAAATGAAGAcggcaaagaaaaagaagaggagaccATGGTCAGTGATGCCCTTGATCGTCCA is a genomic window containing:
- the LOC109459021 gene encoding transient receptor potential cation channel subfamily M member 1; this encodes MQPKALKLLGVEDDEPPAKGKKKKKKKKEEEVAIDVDDPAVSRFQYPFHELLVWAVLMKRQKMAVFLWQRGEESMAKALVACKLYKAMAHESSESELVDDISEDLDNNSKDFGQLAVELLDQSYKHDEQIAMKLLTYELKNWSNSTCLKLAVAAKHRDFIAHTCSQMLLTDMWMGRLRMRKNPGLKVIMGILLPPTILLLEFRTYDDLSYQTSKENEDGKEKEEETMDTNADDGSRKGDEENEHKKQRSIPIGTKICEFYNAPIVKFWFYTISYLVYLLLFNYVILVRMERWPCPQEWIVISYIVTLALEKIREASGPRTCPSPTTQLT